The sequence tgctctgcacacagtaagcgctcaataaatgcaattgaatgaataccttctagactgtgagcccgctgttggatagggaccgtctctatatgttgccaacttgtacttcccaagcgcttagtacagtgttctgcacacagtaagtgctcaataaatatgattgaatgaatgaatgaatgaatctattccagtgctcagaacagtgcttggcacatagtaagtgcttaacaagtaccattattaggtacaagttaatcaggctggacacagtccccatcctccaaggggctcacagtctaagcaggaaggagaacgggcattgaatccccattctgcagttgaggaaaccacgatacggagaagctaagtgacttgcccaaagtcagagcaGGCAGGTGCCGGAacggagattcgaacccatgccctgtggctcccaggcccaagcttcatcatccaccaggccacgctgttagCCAGCATATCCACCTCTGTTTGGGGGAAGGAGAGCTTAGCATGATGCATTATGCCCTTCTagatcactcaatccatcaatggtatttattgaccgcttaccacgtacagagcactgtactaagcgcttgggagagtacaatatagcacagttggtcgacacgttccaAAATCGCTACCACGCCCACCCGATACTCCAACACTATAGTACCTCCCTCACAATGAAGTGAAAGATTGGAATAGCCAAGGCTGAGCCCGGCTCTGCACCTCAATCCTCtacaaccactcaatcaatcaatcaatcgtatttattgagcgcttactgtgtgcagggcactgtactaagcgcttgggaagtccaagttggcaacacatagagacggtccctacccaacggtgggctcacaggctagaagggggagacggagaataaaaccaaacatactaacaaaataaaatagatatgtacaagtaaaatagagtaataaatatgtacaaatatatatacatatatacaggtgctgtggagaaaggaaggaggtaagatgggggggatggagagggggatgaatcaatcaatcaatatcaatcgtatttattgagcgcttactgtgtgcagggcactgtactaagcgcttgggaagtccaagttggcaacacacagagacggtccctacccaacagtgggctcacagtctagaagggggagacagagaacaaaaccaaacacattagcAAAattagatagaatagatatgtacaagtaaaataaataaataaatagggtaataaatatgtacaaacatatatacatacatacaggtgctgtggggaagggaaggaggtaagatgggggggatggagagcgggacgaatcaatcaatcaatatcaatcgtatttactgagcgcttactgtgtgcaggggcactgtactaagcgcttgggaagtccaagttggcaacacagagagacggtccctacccaacagtgggctcacagtctagaagggggagacggagaacaaaaccaaacatattagcaaaataaaatagatagaatagatatgtacaagttaaataaataaataaataaataaataaatgaataaataaataaaataaaataaaataaaataaaataaaataaaataaaataaaataaaataaaataaataaataaccactcacctaacctcctctctctccctctcaggaaAGCAGCAACAGGATTGGGGAAGGAGGAATTGTTGCCAGAAACAATCACCGGGCCCACTCCTGCAGCCCAAGAGCCAccctcctctgccctttccccccacAGCACAGGGGCTGGGAACACAGGGAGAGCTTGTCCCAGCTGAGATCACCTGttgcaacttgtccttcccaagcgcttagtacagtgctctgcacacagtaagcgctcaataaatacgactgaatgagtgaatgaatgttgcaagTGCCCTGAGCGGtcacataatattattattattattatagttgttaatgcttactataactgtggtacttgtacagcactatcatcaattgtatttattgagcgcttactgtgtgcagagcactggactaagcgcttgggaagtacaagttggcaacatatagagacagtccctacccaacagtgggctcacagtctaaaaggggctcacagtctacgtctaACACagtctcactatgtgccaagccttgtggtATCTCAATAGTGGTATCTCTATAGgttgtcgacttgtccttcccaagcgcttagtacagtgctctgcacacagttagcgctcaataaatacgactgaaggagtgATACAAGTTGggctggttggacacaggccctgtcccacatgaggctcgcgctcttaatccccattttgctgatgagggaactgaggcccagagaagttcagtgacttgcccaaggtcacacagcaggcatggggcggaaccgggattagaaccctgtgccaagcactgttctaagcgctggggtagatacaagttaatcaggttggatacagtccctgtcccacatggggctcacagtctgtgcatatttattactctattttacttgtacatatttattctatttattttattttgttaatatgtttcgttttgttgtccgtctcccccttctagactgtgagcccactgttgggtagggactgtctctatatgttgccaacttgtacttcccaagcgcttagtacagtgctctgcacacagtaagcgctcaataaatacgaataataataataataataataatgatggaatttgttaagcgcttactatgtgcagagcactgttctaagcgctggggggatacaaggtgatcaagttgtcccacgtggggctcacagtcttaatccccattttacagatgagggaactgaggctcagagaagttaagtgacttgcccaaggtcacacagcagacatgtggcggagctgggatacgaacccatgacctctgactccaaagcccgggctctttccaatgagccacgctgattgattgattaacttctctgggcctcagttccctcatctgtaaaatggggattaagactgggagcccccccccccaccccgtgggggaacctgatcaccctgcatctccccagcgcttagaacagtgctttgcacatagtaagcacttaaataaccaaCAAAATGGCCCATTTTCACGTCACCAGCCCCACGGTTAGCAAAAaaaagcagcaggggagacaggaagTGATTAAGCAGGCTGCTAAACAGGGCTTCCAAGAAGCACCAGGGAGGTCTCTACACAGTAGGCAGGCCAAACGTCACCCACCCACTCGGCCATCTGCAGTGGCCTTTGCAGATTCCTTGGGAGAGGTGCACgaaggggaaggagtttgggGCGGCCGGCCTGCGGGGCGGTTGGACTCCGGCACGCAACTCCCGGGACATCACGAGAGCGCCCCACCCCGAACATCCAGTCAGCCCCGGAGCGGGACCAGTGCCATTTCCTGGGCCTCCCTGCAAGTCTGAACTCACTTCAGGATGGTGGTCtacatcgtacctcgttctcgcctgtcccgccgtcgacccccggcccacgtcctcccccgggcctggaatggcctccctctgcccatccgccaagctctctctcttcctcccttcaaggccctactgagagctcacctcctccaggaggccttcccacactcagccccttccttcctctccccctcatccccctctccatcccctgcatcttacccccttcccttccccacagcacctgcatatatggatatatgtttgtacatatttattactctatttatttattttacttgtacatatctattctatttattttattttgttagtatgtttggttttgttctctgtctcccccttctaaactgtgagcccactgttgggtagggaccgtttctatatgttgccaacttgtacttcccaagcacttagtacagtgctctgcacacagtaagcgctcaataaatacgattgatgatgatgatgatcgccccTTGgccagtgtctatctccccccctgaCCCCTTACGCAaggcctgcccctggcctggaatgccctccctcttcaaatcccggctccaccgcttgtcagctgtgggacttggggcaagtcacttaacttctctgggcctcagttccagagtaagcgcgcaataaatacgattgattgatatacaaatATTTGTATACTACTCCTATAAATACATGGAGTAGTATACGACTCCTACATACTACTTCTGTATACTACTCCTACAACTACAAATACAAATTACTCCTACAAATACTCCTACTCCtacaaatgtgtacaaataaaaatatacatatatatgtacatatacatacatatatatgcatatgtacaaacatatacatacatatatatgcatatatgtatatatatatacatatatgcatatatgtatatatatatatatacatgtatatatattccccatcttacctccttcccttccccacagcacctgtatatatgtatatgtttgtacatatttattaccctatttatttatttattttacttgtacatatctattctatttattttattttgttagtatgtttggttttgttctctgtctcccccttttagactgtgagcccactgttgggtagggactgtctctatatgttgccaatttgtacttcccaagcacttagtacagtgctctgcacatagttagcgctcaatacgattgatgatgatgatatatgtatgtatatatgtttgtacatatttattacactattttacttgtacatatttattctatttattttattttgttaatatgttttgttttgttgtcgtctcccccttctggactgtgagcccgctgttgggtggggaccgtcgccatatgttgccgacttggacttcccaagcgcttagtccagtgctctgcacacagcaagagctcaataaatacgattgattgattgattccctcatctgtacaatggggattaagactgtgagccccccgtggggcaacctgatcacctggtccaGGTGAGGGATACAGGGGAAGCACAAAAGGTGAGCGGGGGGCACTGGGAAGACAGGGAAgacagctgggggcgggggggggggggggggggggggggggggggggggggggggccctgaaGCAGCACACTTTGGAATTTGCCCGAATTCCATGAAAGCCACAGTGAGGCCCCGCCTCCCCCGGCAAGGAACCGTTAACGGAAAGCGGGGCGCAAGCCAGACCCCACTGCCCCAATCTGGATGCGGGCCACGGCTCCGCACCCCAAATTCCAAGTCCCACCATTCCCGGAGGGCAGATCGGGGCCCGCCGTTCTCCCCAACGAAGCGGGGTCCCCCCCCACCCGAGATTTATCATCGGTCATCTCCTTTGCTCAGATCTGCCTACTTGCTTTCCTCTTTcccggaggagacagacaggtaACCCGCCTCGGTTCGCCTCCCTCACCCTCCCGGCGTCAGGCGACTCTCTCTGAGCGAGGGACGGCTAGAACGGGACTTTACGGAAACCCTTCTTGAAAGATCCCCGAAGCGGAAAAGTCATTAGCTCATTTCAACAGGTTGggttgccagctcgtacttcccaagcgcttagtacagtgctctgcacacagtaagcgctcaatacgattgattgatttccacctccGTTTGCAGATGCCAATATCAGCCGCCCAGATAAGCACTCTCCCTCCGGATCGGAGAGGTGGGCTTGGAGCGATTTCCATCTTAGGCAGTGGACCAGCCagggggagaccccccccccgccccgccggtcCACCTCAGCTCCGGGAAAACCAGCCACACCGTCGCTCCGATCTAAGCGGAGCAGCAGGGCCCCAACCGGCCTTCCCGGTAAGGAGGGAGCAGCGCAGTGTGGCTCGGGTGGCTATTTATTTCCCGTTCCAAAGTCACAACGCGTTTCCTGTCCCGATCCCTAGAACCTTGCCCTTTCAAGTGAACCAAATCCGTGCCAGTtgatggcggggaggggagaggggggagacacacacacacacgcagagacagacagaaagatcaCGCGGCAGGATGCAGGCTCGCCCCTGAGCCCGCCAACTTTCCCGACCCCCGTCACGTCGCGCGCGCTCACCCGATTAGCCGTCACGGCCAGGTTCTGGAGGTTCTGGAGCATGCCGACGTCGGCGGGGATGGCGGTCAGGTTGTTGTGGCTGAGGTCCAGGTAGCGCAGCTTGCGGCAGTAGAAGAGCTGGGCGGGGATCTTCTCGATCTTGTTGCGGTTCAGGTAGAGGCGCTCCAGGTTGGTGAGGTTCCCGATCTGGACGGGGATGTAGGCGATGTGGTTGTACCAGAGCTTGAGGCAGGTGAGGCGGTGCAGGTGCTGGAAGCTGATGATCTCCTCGATGGTCTTGAGGTTGTTGTCCTTGAGGTCGATCTCCTGCAGGTTGTGGAGGCTGAAGATGGAGTGGGGGATGCGCTCCAGGTCGCAGCGGATCAGCTCCAGCTCCGTCAGGTTGACCATCTTCTTCAGGCTGTTGAGGACGATGAGCTTGGTGCCCTCGTTGTTGACGGAGAGCTTCTGGAGGTGGACGCCCACGTCGGTCACCACCTGGGGCAGCTTGGTCAGGTTGCTCTTGAGGCGCAGGACCTTGAGGCGCTTGAGCTCGCGCAGCCCGTCGATGACGATGTAGCGGTTGTTCTCGGCGCTGAGGTTGCCCGTCAGGTGCAGCTCCTCCAGGGTCTTCAGGCTGTAGATCCACAGGGGGATCTCCTTGATGTCCGTGAACTTGACGTGCAGGGCCCGCAGGTTCTCGCGCAGGAAGGCCAGGGCGGGCGCCTCGATGCGGGCCGCCGTGTGGTAGAGCCACAGCTCCCGCAGGCCGGCCAGCTGGGCGATGCTGGGCGGGACGGTGACGTCGGGGATGAGCTCCAGCTTGAGCACCTCCAGCTCGGTCAGGTCGAAGACCGTGTCGGGGATGCCGCTGAGCATGAACAGGTGCAGCTCCAGCTTGTCCTGGGAGTTGCGCGTCAGGCGCTGGCGCAGCTTCTCCAGGGTCCACTCGTTGTTCAGGTTCAGCTGCCGCAGCTTGTTCTCGCTCACCTCCGACAGGAAGACGGCGAAGCGCTTCGAGTAGAGCGGGTCGTACTGGTCCGTCAGGTGCAGCATGAAGGCGAAGTCGTTCTTCACGTCCGGGATGTCGCTGTAGCTGCTCTGCTCCCGGATCGACTCGAACGAGTACTTCTTCAGCGAGCGCCGCAGCATCCACCAGAGCGTGTACACGCAGATCAGCCCGTAGAAGAGGACCAGGCTGATGTAGAAGGAGGCCAGGATCTTGAACAGGGTGGCCAGCGGGTGGGCGCAGCGGTAGGTCCGGTAGCCCGTCAGGCTCTCGATGTCCACCGTGCAGTCCACGTCGAACCGGATGTGGTGCACGAAGTAGACCGTGTAGCAGAGGATGAGGacgaacttgatcaccttgatgaTGGTCTGCCGCATGTAGAGGCGGTAGACGACGTCCCCCTCCTCCACGTGGGTCCGGAACTTCTTCACCTTCTCAAACAGGGCCTTggcctgctccccctccttcttatCCAGCACCCCCGTCTCCGACCGGTCCACGATGCCCTGCTCCAGCCGCGACTTGCTCCGCTGCAGCATGGGCACCGTGGCCTCCACGTCCTCGCTCACCGTGGAGGACTTCTTCTCCACCGCGCCGTTCATCTTGCCGAAGGCCGGCTTGGGGTCGCTCTCCTCCACCACCGTCTCCGACAGGGCCCGCGTGGTCCAGGGCGAGTCAAAGCACTTGAGCAGGATGGAGACGAAGTGCTCCAGCTTGGAGCTGGTCCGGGGGAACTTGAACCAGAAGTTGCTGCAGGCCAGGAAGATGAGCGTGTGCAGCAGCACCAGGTAGGGGAAGTACTTGGCGAACCAGTGGAGCCGGTTCTCGTAGCACACCGCGTCCACGTAGTTGTACTGGTGCCGATCCAGGTCGTAGCGGATGCCCGTGGGGCCCGGCTCCGGGCCCGCCGTGGAGTTGGGGTAGCCGGCCTCgggcccgcccgccgccgcccggCCCCGGAACGAGTCGTTGCAGGAGTCCCTGGTGACCCACTTGCAGGGCAGGCAGATCATCTTGTCCTGGGTCACCTGCAGGGTCCCCCCGAACACGGCGATCATCAGCATGACGATGGAGATGTAGTCCGTGAACACGTCCCACCAGGGCTTCAGGATGCGGTAGGCGGGCTGAGTGTCGGCAAAGTAGCGCAGTTCTGTCACGGGAATCATGGTTCGACCTGGAAGGAAGCCACAGGCAGGGGGTCACCGGCCGAGGACAGGGCTCGGGGGAAGGGGGGGCCGGGAGGTTCcttcaggaggaggggagaagagggaagggggtccCCATCTTAACAGAGGCGGCGACGGCCCGAGATTCAAAGCTTCGACTCCGACTGCCCGGCCGGCCGGAGGCGTGGGGAAAACGGAACCCTGGGCGTTACCGCCTGGGCCAGGTGGGGTCGGGGGGCCCTCCGAACGGACAACCGCTACCCCTAAATCGAACGCCGCACGTTCCGGGGCGGGAGAGGGGCTGGCGGCCGGAGGGCGGAGAGGAGAAGGCTGGAGCCGACCCTCAGAGGGCTGGAAAGAACCCCTGGCGTCATCTTAGGCGGCTGGAGACCAGCGGCGGCTCCCAGGGGAGAGATTTGGAGAGGGTCCCGCCCCTCGCCTTTCAAGTTCACATTTCCGTCTCGGGACGAGGACAATGCCGGCTGGGTCACCTGATGTCTCGGGACAGCGAAGGATGGCACGGGCTGGGGGACGACATTTGACACCCTGCTATTACCACAACGGGCACTCCCCTCGGTTCAAAGGGCCCCTTTCTCCCGAACTCGGAGCGCTTCGTGAgacggggaaaggaagggagtgggagacggtgGCCCAGGATGAGCTCGGTCAGTTTCCCGGTAAACACGCGGGGCCCAGGTGTCCGTCCCCTGACGGCGCTTCTCAGATTTGGTGGGTGCCACGGCTGGGTGTCCACCCTCTCCTGGGAAAACCGTCAGGGCCCAGGAGAGCGACACAGGTCTGCCTGGGCCCAGAGACAGAATCAGAGGAGATCTGGACCTAGCCGCGGGAGTCTGCCCGACGGTAGGAAGCTCCCTAATAACAGGGCTAGGCTTCCTTAATCCACCTACACTGTGGGAAATCAGCACTTTATGACTTTCTGAATCATCCAGTCTTTCTTTCCACTCCCGTTTGTGtgttttccccccctctcttctctccctggccCGGAGCCTAacgctaaaaaaaaaatctagccgGGAACCTAAACGTATTCCCTGGTGAGTGGTGTTGTCGCTAAGATTATCTGCCCCTTGGGAGCCGAGCCATCCCCAAACCGGGCCCGACAAAGGCCAGGGAAGAGTTGGTCAACATTTTCCCCGGCCCGTACGCGGTTTCCTAGATTCATAATCTACcttcacgtctgtctcctcctgtaggctgtaactccttgggggcagggatagcATGGACCAATTCTGTACTCTCCCCGgcgccagtccagtgctctgcatacagtgagtcgACTGATTGGTATTTCCAGCAAGGAGGACTGAGTGGTGTTATTGGGCAGGGAGACAAGAAATGActtgtggggggctggggaaggaggagggaaaatggcgacagattcatcaatcaatggtatttgttattattaatgataataacaataatagtaattatggtatttgttaagtgcttactaggtgctgagcactgttctacgcgctacggtagatacaaggtaatcaggttgccccatgtggggctcacagtctcggtccccagtttacaggtgaggtaactgaggcacagagaagttaagtggcttgccccaggtcacacagcagacaagtagcggggctgggattagaacttggtgactcccaagcctgtgctctttccactaagccatcctgctcgagcgcttactgtgtgcaaagcactgtactaagcgcttgggagagtgcactataacagccacattccctgcccacgacgagcttaacagggtgggtagacatgctccctgcccacagtgagattacagtcacCAAGCCCCAGAAATGAACTACACTCCCCTGCAGTAGGAAAGACAGGTAGAAAGCGAAATGAAATGACGGGGACAGTTCCCCACCCGGCAGCCAAACCACCCCAGCCTTTCAAGAAAGATGGGCCAGGGAACCCAGGCTGGTCAAGTTGGGTCACTAACCCCCGGAGGAGAGGAACAGGCTACAGAAAGCCGGCCCAGGCATCTTGGCCACAGTTGTGACCAGCTCCAGAAGAGAAACTGCTCTGGGTTATGATTGTGGGTTGGCTCGGATGCCCCATTAAATTAGCTCCACAACCCGgtgggggaaaagaaagaggttCCCGGCGAGGCCGCCGATGGAGAAGGTCCAGAGAAGGACAACCAGGATGACCAGCGCAAGGGAGAAACTGCCCACTGTGGAGAGGCAGAAAGGATTTGGATCTTTTATCCGGAAAGACTCGGGTGGAGGGGAGTCGGGATCGAATCCACGGAATCGCGAAGGGCGAAGAAATGTGGGAAGAGCTGAAGGACCCCCCACAACGGAAGCATGAGGTTCCAAAAAGGAAATACATCTTCACCCACGAGGTGGGAAGCATTTGGAAGTCATCACCGTAGGAACCGTGCAGACTGAAAACAaaagtagatcatcatcatcaatcgtatttattgagcgcttactatgtgcagagcactgtactaagcgcttgggaagtacaaattggcaacatatatggataTAGATATGGATACATTAACCTATGAGTAGTTTATAATGGGTTATGACAGAGCCAGCCAGCTCTCTTAGGTGATAATAACAacagctgtatttgttaagcacttagtatgtatgcTAAGTGCTGCGGAAGCCACAAGACAATCAGCGTGGtgaagtggatggagcatgggcctg is a genomic window of Tachyglossus aculeatus isolate mTacAcu1 chromosome 4, mTacAcu1.pri, whole genome shotgun sequence containing:
- the LRRC8A gene encoding volume-regulated anion channel subunit LRRC8A, whose translation is MIPVTELRYFADTQPAYRILKPWWDVFTDYISIVMLMIAVFGGTLQVTQDKMICLPCKWVTRDSCNDSFRGRAAAGGPEAGYPNSTAGPEPGPTGIRYDLDRHQYNYVDAVCYENRLHWFAKYFPYLVLLHTLIFLACSNFWFKFPRTSSKLEHFVSILLKCFDSPWTTRALSETVVEESDPKPAFGKMNGAVEKKSSTVSEDVEATVPMLQRSKSRLEQGIVDRSETGVLDKKEGEQAKALFEKVKKFRTHVEEGDVVYRLYMRQTIIKVIKFVLILCYTVYFVHHIRFDVDCTVDIESLTGYRTYRCAHPLATLFKILASFYISLVLFYGLICVYTLWWMLRRSLKKYSFESIREQSSYSDIPDVKNDFAFMLHLTDQYDPLYSKRFAVFLSEVSENKLRQLNLNNEWTLEKLRQRLTRNSQDKLELHLFMLSGIPDTVFDLTELEVLKLELIPDVTVPPSIAQLAGLRELWLYHTAARIEAPALAFLRENLRALHVKFTDIKEIPLWIYSLKTLEELHLTGNLSAENNRYIVIDGLRELKRLKVLRLKSNLTKLPQVVTDVGVHLQKLSVNNEGTKLIVLNSLKKMVNLTELELIRCDLERIPHSIFSLHNLQEIDLKDNNLKTIEEIISFQHLHRLTCLKLWYNHIAYIPVQIGNLTNLERLYLNRNKIEKIPAQLFYCRKLRYLDLSHNNLTAIPADVGMLQNLQNLAVTANRIESLPPELFQCRKLRTLNLGNNVLQSLPSRVGELTNLSQIELRGNRLECLPVELGDCPMLKRSGLVVEEDLFNTLPLEVKERLWRADKEQA